In Nocardia sp. NBC_00403, one DNA window encodes the following:
- a CDS encoding flavoprotein encodes MNDQGSPVLYAIVTGATPAGGVGELVDHAQADGWDVCVIASPNGSRFIDATMLAAKTGHPVRSQYKEPGTPDALPPADAMIVAPITSNSMAKWAAGISDTLPLGMLVEAVGQGLPVVAVPFAKQELLRFPAIQEAMRKLSDWGVVLVGDDGHEQGTDELSLDDVPWLAAWQALIAHLRHRSAGGKSLTS; translated from the coding sequence ATGAATGATCAGGGAAGCCCCGTGCTGTATGCCATCGTGACCGGTGCGACCCCAGCCGGCGGCGTCGGTGAGCTTGTCGACCATGCTCAGGCCGACGGTTGGGACGTATGTGTGATTGCCTCCCCGAATGGCAGTCGGTTCATCGACGCCACTATGCTGGCCGCCAAAACCGGGCACCCGGTGCGCAGTCAGTACAAGGAGCCCGGCACACCGGACGCCCTGCCGCCAGCCGACGCCATGATTGTCGCGCCCATTACGTCGAACTCGATGGCGAAGTGGGCGGCGGGGATCTCCGACACCCTGCCGTTGGGGATGCTGGTGGAAGCTGTGGGGCAAGGACTTCCGGTAGTCGCGGTGCCTTTCGCAAAGCAGGAGTTGCTTCGCTTCCCCGCCATACAGGAAGCCATGCGCAAGCTGTCCGATTGGGGTGTGGTGTTGGTCGGCGACGACGGTCACGAACAAGGCACAGATGAACTCTCCCTCGACGATGTCCCGTGGCTCGCAGCTTGGCAAGCGCTGATTGCGCATCTACGGCACAGGTCTGCTGGCGGCAAATCACTGACCAGCTGA
- a CDS encoding family 2A encapsulin nanocompartment shell protein, giving the protein MPSTVPQPVALGDDAARTLANATKTVPQMESITPRWLVHLLNWIPVEAGIYRRNRVTHEQTVDIQCDNFDESPLPETFIDYEKQPREYRLKAVHTILDVHTRVSDLYSSPHSQIAQQLRLTIEAIKEHQEGELINSPDYGLIANAADKQRIPTIAGPPTPDDLDNLIARAWKEPGFFLTHPEGIAAFGRECTRRGVPPPTVSMFGSQFLTWRGIPIVPSDKVAVESGKTKFLLIRTGETRQGVVGLYQPGLAGEQGPGLSVKFMGVDRSAIASYLVSLYCSLAILTDDAVAVLEGAEVDKFHDYAPSYRS; this is encoded by the coding sequence ATGCCAAGTACTGTTCCACAGCCTGTGGCGCTGGGTGATGATGCCGCCCGGACCCTTGCGAACGCGACCAAAACCGTCCCGCAGATGGAGTCGATCACCCCGCGGTGGCTGGTTCATCTGCTCAATTGGATCCCGGTCGAGGCCGGTATCTACCGGCGCAACCGGGTAACGCATGAGCAGACCGTCGATATTCAGTGCGACAATTTCGACGAGTCCCCGCTGCCGGAAACCTTCATCGACTACGAGAAGCAACCGCGTGAATACCGACTGAAGGCAGTGCACACGATCCTCGACGTGCACACCCGCGTTTCGGACCTGTACTCGAGCCCGCATAGTCAGATAGCCCAGCAGTTGCGCTTGACGATCGAAGCGATCAAAGAGCACCAAGAAGGCGAGCTCATCAACAGTCCCGACTACGGGCTGATCGCGAATGCCGCCGACAAGCAGCGGATCCCGACGATCGCCGGACCCCCCACCCCCGATGACCTCGACAATCTGATCGCGCGCGCGTGGAAGGAACCCGGCTTCTTCCTGACGCACCCAGAAGGGATCGCGGCATTCGGGCGAGAATGCACCCGGCGCGGTGTGCCGCCACCGACGGTAAGCATGTTCGGTTCGCAGTTCCTGACCTGGCGTGGGATTCCGATCGTCCCGTCGGACAAGGTGGCGGTCGAGAGCGGCAAGACGAAATTCCTGCTGATCCGGACCGGTGAGACCCGTCAGGGCGTGGTGGGGCTGTACCAGCCGGGACTGGCAGGCGAACAGGGGCCGGGGCTTTCGGTGAAGTTCATGGGTGTCGATCGCAGTGCGATCGCGTCGTATCTGGTGTCACTGTATTGCTCGCTGGCGATCCTCACCGACGATGCCGTCGCAGTGCTAGAGGGAGCAGAGGTGGACAAGTTCCATGACTACGCCCCGTCCTACCGGAGCTGA
- a CDS encoding family 2A encapsulin nanocompartment cargo protein cysteine desulfurase, whose amino-acid sequence MTTPRPTGAEPPVPPYSADTVAAPASSLLPDEATLNRLAAEFFSALPSAARGIEFPGITSPDIVTPDFASPGIATLGVAEQGMTPSSASVPAAPPAAGRSAAGPAAGGTSAASPWMASPSAADRQASMPPSSPAQGVPPGGPTPDPTVPSWQTEVPANPAGRPPTAALTGADVYTDQFLPDLPTLSNSPRLPPSTGPAPSAEPSFYFLDRPEIAAPQANSQFYFLDEGRRASPDRHPPFDVYAVRNDFPILRERVNGQPLVWFDNAATTQKPRSVIERLTYFYEHENSNIHRAAHELAARATDAYEQARDIVARFLGASSAEEIIFVRGATEGINLVAQTWGRKNIREGDEIVISHLEHHANIVPWQMLAGETGAVLKVIPVDDSGQLLLDEYTRLLSDRTKLVSVAHVSNALGTITPVHDIVAAAHRAGAVTLVDGAQSVPHTRIDVRSIGADFFVFSGHKLFGPTGIGVVYGTSSVLQDVPPWQGGGNMISDVTLERSLFQPPPGRFEAGTGNIADAVGLGMAIEYVEGIGIDNIARYEHDLLAYATPLVAAVPGVRLVGTAVEKASVLSFVMDGYQPLEVGKALNENGIAVRAGHHCAQPILRRFGLEATVRPSFTFYNTCEEVDRMVAVLERLARARR is encoded by the coding sequence ATGACTACGCCCCGTCCTACCGGAGCTGAGCCGCCGGTTCCGCCATATTCGGCGGATACCGTTGCGGCACCGGCGAGTTCATTGCTGCCGGACGAAGCCACGTTGAACCGTCTCGCCGCGGAGTTCTTCTCGGCGCTGCCTTCGGCGGCGCGTGGGATCGAGTTTCCCGGCATCACGTCGCCAGACATTGTCACACCCGATTTCGCGTCGCCGGGTATCGCGACGCTCGGTGTCGCGGAGCAAGGAATGACGCCGTCGAGCGCCTCCGTTCCGGCCGCACCACCTGCGGCCGGGCGCTCGGCAGCCGGTCCAGCCGCAGGTGGTACCTCGGCAGCGAGTCCGTGGATGGCCAGTCCGTCGGCAGCCGATCGGCAGGCATCGATGCCACCCAGCTCGCCCGCACAGGGCGTCCCACCCGGAGGACCCACCCCGGATCCGACGGTGCCTTCCTGGCAGACAGAGGTGCCCGCCAACCCGGCGGGCCGACCGCCGACCGCGGCACTGACCGGTGCAGATGTGTACACCGACCAGTTCCTCCCCGACTTGCCCACGCTGAGCAATTCCCCCAGGCTGCCACCGTCGACCGGTCCCGCACCGTCGGCCGAACCGAGCTTCTATTTCCTCGACCGGCCAGAAATCGCTGCACCACAGGCCAATTCGCAGTTCTACTTCCTCGACGAAGGTCGCAGGGCCTCGCCCGACCGGCACCCGCCCTTCGACGTGTACGCGGTGCGCAACGACTTTCCGATTCTGCGTGAACGGGTGAACGGACAGCCGCTCGTCTGGTTCGACAATGCCGCCACCACGCAGAAACCACGATCGGTCATCGAGCGACTCACATATTTCTACGAGCACGAGAACTCGAACATCCATCGCGCCGCACACGAACTGGCCGCCCGCGCGACCGACGCATATGAGCAGGCCCGCGACATCGTGGCCCGGTTTCTCGGCGCATCCTCCGCGGAGGAGATCATCTTCGTCCGCGGCGCCACCGAAGGCATCAATCTCGTCGCCCAAACCTGGGGCCGCAAGAACATTCGCGAGGGCGACGAGATCGTCATCTCGCACCTCGAGCACCACGCGAATATCGTGCCCTGGCAGATGCTCGCCGGCGAGACCGGCGCGGTGCTGAAGGTCATCCCAGTCGATGACAGCGGGCAACTGCTGCTGGACGAGTACACAAGACTGCTGTCCGATCGCACGAAACTTGTCTCGGTAGCGCATGTTTCGAATGCGCTCGGCACGATCACGCCGGTCCACGATATCGTCGCGGCCGCGCACCGAGCCGGTGCCGTCACGCTCGTCGACGGAGCGCAATCGGTGCCGCACACCAGGATCGATGTGCGATCGATCGGCGCCGACTTCTTCGTGTTCTCCGGCCACAAGCTCTTCGGCCCCACTGGAATCGGCGTGGTGTATGGCACTTCTTCTGTGCTACAGGATGTTCCGCCATGGCAGGGCGGCGGAAACATGATCAGCGACGTCACCCTGGAACGTTCCCTCTTCCAACCGCCCCCCGGCCGCTTCGAGGCAGGCACCGGAAACATCGCCGACGCGGTCGGGCTCGGCATGGCCATCGAGTATGTCGAAGGCATCGGCATCGACAATATCGCCCGGTACGAACACGATCTTCTCGCCTATGCGACGCCCCTCGTCGCTGCGGTGCCGGGCGTTCGCCTGGTCGGGACCGCCGTCGAAAAGGCCAGTGTGCTGTCGTTCGTCATGGACGGATAT